The genomic segment GTGGGTGGGCTGATCGCTTGGGGACTGGTGAGCGGGTGGTCGTCTCACGTTTTACTTCTTACGTCTTACCGCTTTTAAGGAGTCTGCATCATGGCAGAACCGCTTTTGGAGACATCGACCGAGACAATGTCTCCAAAAATTATCCAGGAGCAAGATGACGCGGCAGAAGAGGTGCATGCATTTATGGGGTCTTTGCGACCCTTTTGGGGACGCGCATTGCTCTATATTGTCTTGCTGTTTGTAGGTATTGCCATTATCTGGGCGTGGTGGAGTAAGGTAGATGTGGTAGCATCAGCCCCTTTTCGGTTGGTGCCTTTGGGACAGGTGAAGACGATGCAGGCGCAGCGAGGTGGTGAGATTGAGTTGATTGGTGTTAAGGAAGGAGATCATGTCGAGAAAGGCCAGGTATTGTTCAAGCTCAAATCGTGGGAGACCTGGGGAGATTTGCGGGAATGGGAACAGGCAAATATGGTTTTTCAAAAGGCAGAGTACGATTTCAAGACGGTGTTGCCTCAAAGGGCGAGGTTGAATCGAGAGACGATAGGGGCATTGGAACAACGTCTTTCCGTTTTGCAGCGGTTTATGGAGGCACATCAGAATGCGCTGGAAGATTATCAAAGCGATGTGGGCGGTGTTGAGGGATCGAAAACCAAAACATCTGATGCGGGGTTGCAAGCGCAGATCGGGTTTCGTCAGGCTGAAATTGACCTTATGAAAGGAGAGTTTTTACAGCAAAAGACGCTGTTTGAGCGCGAATTGATCAGCCGGGCAGATATGAATCGCGCGCGCGTGCAGTATTTGAGTGCTCTCTCCGCGCTTCCATCGCGCATGTCGGAGATATACAAGAATGAAATGGCTGTGGCTGATCTCAAGCGTCAAATCACAGAAGCGCGTATTGCACACGAGCGCGAGGCATCGCAGATGCGACACGCTTATGAAACCGCACACTTGCGATTGGAACAGGCGCGCAAGCGCATTGATCGCACCCTCGAAGCCGAGTCGGATTTGATTCTGGCTTCTGTATCGGGCATTGTAACACAGGTGATGGTGAATGCAGTTGGACAGGTGATCAGTAAGGGGC from the Gemmatimonadota bacterium genome contains:
- a CDS encoding HlyD family type I secretion periplasmic adaptor subunit translates to MAEPLLETSTETMSPKIIQEQDDAAEEVHAFMGSLRPFWGRALLYIVLLFVGIAIIWAWWSKVDVVASAPFRLVPLGQVKTMQAQRGGEIELIGVKEGDHVEKGQVLFKLKSWETWGDLREWEQANMVFQKAEYDFKTVLPQRARLNRETIGALEQRLSVLQRFMEAHQNALEDYQSDVGGVEGSKTKTSDAGLQAQIGFRQAEIDLMKGEFLQQKTLFERELISRADMNRARVQYLSALSALPSRMSEIYKNEMAVADLKRQITEARIAHEREASQMRHAYETAHLRLEQARKRIDRTLEAESDLILASVSGIVTQVMVNAVGQVISKGQPLVALAPASAPMVAEVMVLNKDVGLLKPGQLVKLKYDAYAFQDFGIKRGWLTSISPDAVIDERIGPIFKCVVELEENTMRVKGYDKPLMFGMKGTAEMMTDRQSVLLMLLSPLRQLYESAKYDVQEGAL